One part of the Anguilla anguilla isolate fAngAng1 chromosome 11, fAngAng1.pri, whole genome shotgun sequence genome encodes these proteins:
- the irf10 gene encoding interferon regulatory factor 10 — protein MNGNGMHMRLRQWLIAQIDSGKYAGLSWENQEKTMFRIPWKHAAKHDYKQDEDAALFKAWAVYKGKYREGRDKADPSTWKTRLRCALNKSTDFREVPQRSQLDISEPYKVYHIQTEGSSAMVSPVPQEIYLGSQPDTHLNVPASLQPQFSSHVVVDGGQKERVDSSSQALHIVSLGTQTQASRASTNCEESWKAEPFSWSASRVSDSLSTGCFLPGADLSGFRITDFRLQVRLYYQGRLVRDVTTSTADGCWILQGSVPVENERIYGPCTAEQVRFPPPKLARVPPGIAEAMGRLLPHLERGVLLWVAPDGVFTKRFCQGRVFWGGPLAQHQNKPNKLEREKTCKLLDMPIFLKELQEYLHGRGPKPRFVIDLCFGEEFPVSNQNKATKLITARVEPLFARNMLLNIKKSEKEDASAVGDQVWGRGRPTELAAPGSVVATADTPLSLRPLMETRRGTEQERERSEVGRDGKRDAEQDQLDSSVA, from the exons ATGAACGGTAACGGAATGCATATGCGTCTCCGCCAGTGGCTAATTGCTCAGATAGACAGCGGAAAGTATGCAGGGCTGAGCTGGGAAAATCAGGAGAAAACCATGTTTAGGATACCTTGGAAACACGCAGCAAAACATGATTACAAGCAGGATGAAGACGCTGCGTTATTCAAG gcctGGGCAGTCTACAAAGGCAAGTATAGAGAAGGACGAGACAAAGCTGACCCTTCCACATGGAAGACCCGTCTGCGCTGTGCCCTGAACAAGAGCACAGACTTCCGAGAGGTCCCCCAGCGCAGCCAGCTGGACATCTCTGAGCCCTACAAGGTTTATCATATTCAGACAGAGGGAAGCAGTGCCATGG TATCTCCTGTGCCTCAAGAGATCTACCTGGGCAGTCAGCCTGACACCCACCTCAATGTACCAGCCAGTCTCCAGCCACAG TTTAGCTCTCATGTTGTGGTGGATGGTGGTCAGAAGGAGAGGGTGGATTCCAGCAGTCAGGCCCTGCATATTGTCAGCctgggcacacagacacaagcctCGCGGGCCTCCACAAACTGCG AGGAGAGCTGGAAGGCTGAGCCCTTCTCATGGTCCGCATCCAGAGTGTCTGACTCTTTGTCAACTGGTTGCTTCCTGCCTGGTGCAGACCTGTCTGGGTTCCGAATCACAG ATTTCCGTCTGCAGGTGCGTCTGTACTACCAGGGCCGGCTGGTCCGGGACGTGACCACCAGCACGGCGGACGGATGCTGGATCCTGCAGGGCTCGGTCCCCGTGGAGAACGAGCGCATCTACGGGCCCTGTACGGCGGAGCAGGTCCGCTTCCCCCCGCCCAAGCTGGCCCGGGTGCCGCCCGGAATCGCCGAGGCCATGGGCCGTCTGCTGCCCCACCTGGAACGCGGCGTGCTGCTTTGGGTGGCCCCCGACGGGGTCTTCACCAAACGCTTCTGTCAGGGCAGAGTGTTCTGGGGCGGCCCCCTGGCCCAGCACCAGAACAAACCCAACAAGCTGGAGCGGGAGAAGACCTGCAAGCTGCTGGACATGCCCATCTTCCTCAAAG AGCTACAAGAGTACCTGCATGGACGTGGCCCCAAACCACGCTTTGTGATCGACCTCTGCTTTGGGGAGGAATTCCCAGTATCCAACCAGAACAAAGCCACAAAGCTCATCACAgcgcga GTTGAACCCCTGTTTGCCAGAAATATGTTGCTGAACATCAAGAAGTCAGAGAAGGAGGATGCCAGTGCTGTAGGCGATCAAGTCTGGGGCAGAGGAAGACCGACAGAGCTCGCTGCTCCTGGGTCAGTCGTAGCGACTGCAGATACACCGCTTTCACTGAGGCCCCTCATGGAGA